A window of the Hordeum vulgare subsp. vulgare chromosome 5H, MorexV3_pseudomolecules_assembly, whole genome shotgun sequence genome harbors these coding sequences:
- the LOC123397454 gene encoding wiskott-Aldrich syndrome protein family member 2-like has product MPCCHWVLSVAESSSNNKTPSWLHRLHTKGGLSFPSHLQIDDLLYGRIQLSPPSPPPLVPPPLLLPPPPPSDRDHAATNPQDPPHNPKSIPKPPRNPAPPNPSDTNNNHPPQPSPPPSPPPLSGVISEIFAVPSAPRSNRLLKPFRKQYRPRPRSNVKPANKDDKDKAKARKRRRDDRDAAAEHGERRSRTEVTVIDTSTDGWKAAKVLVRRGANWKISDRKNSEISETEDHSKGKRRAGLVAKVLRDKKKGKHAASPGNIHPGSGILMKVPDDAAVEAPKRPRSCEPVPVGQSATILQITSSSTCSQP; this is encoded by the exons ATGCCGTGCTGCCACTGGGTGCTCTCCGTGGCcgagagcagcagcaacaacaaaacgCCGTcatggctccaccgcctccacacCAAGGGCGGCCTCTCCTTCCCCTCCCACCTCCAAATCGATGACCTCCTCTACGGCCGAATCCAGCtgtcccctccctctcctcctccgctTGTCCCCCCtccgctgctgctgccgccgccgccgccgtccgacCGCGACCACGCCGCCACCAACCCCCAAGACCCGCCCCATAATCCCAAGTCTATCCCCAAGCCGCCCCGCAATCCCGCCCCCCCAAACCCTAGTGATACCAACAACAACCACCCCCCACAgccatcgccgccgccgtcgccgccgccactcTCTGGCGTCATCTCCGAAATTTTCGCCGTCCCCTCCGCCCCGCGATCCAACCGCCTCCTCAAGCCCTTCCGCAAGCAGTACCGACCCCGCCCTCGCTCCAACGTCAAGCCCGCCAACAAGGACGACAAAGACAAGGCCAAGGCCAGGAAGCGCCGCCGGGACGATAGGGATGCGGCTGCTGAGCACGGGGAGAGGCGCTCCAGGACGGAGGTCACCGTCATCGACACCAGCACCGACGGGTGGAAGGCCGCCAAGGTACTCGTCCGCAGGGGCGCCAACTGGAAGATCAGCGACAGGAAGAACTCCGAGATCTCAGAAACTGAGGATCACAGCAAGGGCAAGAGGAGGGCCGGCCTTGTTGCCAAGGtactgagagataaaaagaagggGAAACACGCTGCCTCGCCG GGAAACATCCATCCTGGTAGTGGAATTCTGATGAAGGTACCGGATGATGCTGCAGTTGAAGCACCAAAAAG ACCAAGAAGCTGTGAACCAGTACCAGTAGGCCAAAGTGCAACTATTCTTCAGATAACAAGTTCAAGTACCTGTAGCCAGCCTTGA